In Streptacidiphilus sp. P02-A3a, the DNA window CGCTGCGCGTCGAAGCGGGCGACGCGGGTGCCCTCGGGCTCGTAGAACACGTCACCGGCCGTGAGCACCTGCTCGGGTCCGCCCTCGATCTGGTAGACCGCCGAGCCGGTCTCGATGCTGCCGAAGACCGGGCCGTTGTGGATGTGCAGGCCCGCCGCGTGCCCGGGGGCGATGGTGATGCGGCGGATCTCGACGCGCTGGGTGGCCAGCGCCCACGGCAGCCGCTGGTCCATGACCACGACCCGGCTCAGCGGCGGGACCGGCTCGGCGGCCGCCGTGCCCTCCTTGGCGGCTCCCGCGGCTCCGGCGGACTCGGCGTACTCGGTGTCGGTCACGGGCTCGCCGAAGAGCGCCGTCGTGCCGTCCTCCGGCAGTTCCTCGATGGCCACATGGGTCATCGAGGCCTCCGGCGTGGCGCCGTGCCAGTGCCATTCGCCTGCCGCGATCCGCACCGTGTCACCGGTGCGGATGGTCTCGGCCGGCTCGCCGCGGCGCTGGACCAGGCCGGTGCCCTCGGTGACGACCAGGACCTGTCCGACCGGGTGCCGGTGCCAGTGCGTCCGGGCGCCCGGAGCGAAGTGGACGTCGTCGACCTGGGTGCGCGACGCGCCGTCGGGCGCGGCGAGTTCCGCGACGCGGGCGGCACCCGAGATCCACTCGGACGGCGCGGCGACGGCGGTGTGCGGGGCACGGGATATGCGCATGCTTCGGGTGTTCCTTCGCTCTCGTGCGGGCTGTTCTCGGAGGTGGGCAGGTACGACGTGGTCAGCGGACGCCGGGGGCACCGAGCAGTGCCAGCAGCCCCTCGATCGCCTGCTCGAACGGCTGTGTGCTGTCCGCCGCCCGGGCCAGGACGTATCCGCCCTGCAGGGTGGCGATGACGGCCGACGCGGTGGTCCGCGGGTCGACGGCCGGGCTCAGCTCCCCGGCCTCGACCCCCTCGGCCAGCACCTCCGCCAGGCGGCCGCGGATCCAGCCGAACATCTCCTCGACCGGCTCGCGCAGCACCGGCGCGGCCATGACGTCCGGGTCCTGGGTCAGTCGGCCGATCGGGCAGCCCTTCATGACGTCGCGCTCGTTGCGCAGGTAGGCCGCGACGCGTTCGAGCGGCGAGCCGGGACCGGAGAGCAGGGCGTCGGCCCCGGCGCGCATCCCCTCGGCGGTGCGGTCGATCGCGGTGCGGGCGAGCTCCTCCTTGCCGGAGAAGTGGTGGTACATGCTGCCCTGCCCGGCGGCGGCCAGCTCCTGGATGTTCTTGGGACTGGTGCCGACGTAGCCGCGCTCCCACAGCAGGGTGCGGGTGCTCTCGATCAGACGTTCCCTGGTGCTCATGGGTCCAGTGTACATACTAGTTGGTACAGTCGCAGCAGCCCCCCGCGAAGCACCCGCCGGAGCGGGGGGCCTGCGGCCGGAGCGGGGGGCCTGTCCCTGGAAATAAATGGGTGGAATTAACTTACATCCGCGGCCGACGCAGGCCCTTCCGGTCAGGAAAGTGGTGCCGTTTCCCGAGGTCAGTAAGGGGACCCGGAAAGATCGGTCAGCTGTATTGCGTCGATAACACGTCGGGTTGTAGACACACCTTCCGGGAAGAGGTCCGCACACAATGTCGGAGGAGTCCACCGTGAAGGTGCTCAGACGCCCACTGCCACGACTCATGGCCACCGTATGCGCGGTGAGCCTGGTGGCGGTCCTTCCGGCCGTCGCGCGGGCGAGCCCCGGAGCCGACACCCGAACCGCCCGGGCGGCGGACACGACGCATTCCACCGCCGGATTACCGGTCTACCTGAACACCCACTACTCCTTCGCCGAGCGGGCGGCGGACCTGGTATCACGGATGACGCTGTCGGAGAAGGTCGCCCAGCTGCAGACGAACAGTGCCCCGGCGATACCGCGCCTCGGAGTGCAGCAGTACACGTACTGGAGCGAGGGCCAGCACGGAATCAACACGCTGGGCGCGGACAGCGATCGCGGCGGTGTCACCGGCGGGGTGCACGCGACGAGCTTCCCGGTGAACTTCGCCTCGACCATGACCTGGGATCCGCAGCTGACCTACCAGGAGACGACGGCGATCTCCGACGAGGCCCGCGGCTTCCTCGACAA includes these proteins:
- a CDS encoding cupin domain-containing protein, which codes for MRISRAPHTAVAAPSEWISGAARVAELAAPDGASRTQVDDVHFAPGARTHWHRHPVGQVLVVTEGTGLVQRRGEPAETIRTGDTVRIAAGEWHWHGATPEASMTHVAIEELPEDGTTALFGEPVTDTEYAESAGAAGAAKEGTAAAEPVPPLSRVVVMDQRLPWALATQRVEIRRITIAPGHAAGLHIHNGPVFGSIETGSAVYQIEGGPEQVLTAGDVFYEPEGTRVARFDAQRDGVTFLGYFLLAEGLDAELVFPED
- a CDS encoding TetR/AcrR family transcriptional regulator — protein: MSTRERLIESTRTLLWERGYVGTSPKNIQELAAAGQGSMYHHFSGKEELARTAIDRTAEGMRAGADALLSGPGSPLERVAAYLRNERDVMKGCPIGRLTQDPDVMAAPVLREPVEEMFGWIRGRLAEVLAEGVEAGELSPAVDPRTTASAVIATLQGGYVLARAADSTQPFEQAIEGLLALLGAPGVR